DNA sequence from the Puntigrus tetrazona isolate hp1 chromosome 2, ASM1883169v1, whole genome shotgun sequence genome:
TATTAATCtaatgtaactgattacatttcattactttttgaaaTCATCAAATGTTTTCAACTGTTAATCTTTTGAGACATATGAACCAGGCAGGGTTAACCTTTCAGTAGTACGCTGGAATACGCTTcagaaaaaataatagaataaataataataataaatcatatacataaaaccAAACTGCaaatgaacagtttttaaatataacccTGGAAccgcaaaaccagtcataagggtcagtttttttatttatatttctgcatCATAGAAAAGCTGAATCCTGAAACAGCTGAAACGCATCAGCATATCAAACGTAAGGCATGACTGATGTGTGTTAAATGCATATCATAATGAATCCAGTTGTGGCTGCTAGTAGATAAGCTCAAGCACTTCAATTCCAGCATTACTTCAGTTCCTGAGaaggttttatcatttttatgtggAGTTCTATCATTATATGCCAGTAACTATTGCACATAACCTTCCAGTTCATGTGAGTAAGGATGTCGAGGGTGTGGGACCATAGAGGCCTGTGCATATTCTGAATAGTGACTTCCCTTTTAACTGATAACAGTCCAGTCAGACTTTTGTCttgtgcattcatttttgtactttttttaattgggaAAATGCATTTGACTCTGTTTGTGCTGTAAGGGTGTCGGGTTTGTGAATGCAGCGTCATGATCTACTGCCACTGCGTTCTGTTCTCTGATGCTGACGCACAGGTGTTGTTGCGGCGGGATTGTGTTATGATGCCTGtagatttatatttgttttaagtgtttttttgttttgtttttgcagttatATGGTTTCAAAAATGTCCTCTAAAATGGCGGGCTCAAACAACCTGGCACACGCTAGGAGGATGGTACAGCAACTGAGAGTCGAGGCCAGTATCGAAAGGATAAAGgtaattttttctttcctctacTCCTCTTTATATGTGACCCGTAGATTTTAAACtgttaacaaaacaaatagataATAATACCGACCAGTAAAAAATGTACTAACCTTTTAAAATcgcttttaaatatcttttttaaatattatatattttagaaactCAGATTTGAAACAACTCGAGGGCAAGATGACAGAGTTTTAACTTTAGGGTGAACAgaatgaatgatttctgaagcatcacaGAGGCAGTTTTGT
Encoded proteins:
- the gng12a gene encoding guanine nucleotide-binding protein G(I)/G(S)/G(O) subunit gamma-12a isoform X1, whose protein sequence is MLTHSYMVSKMSSKMAGSNNLAHARRMVQQLRVEASIERIKVSKASADLMRYCGENAKYDPLLMGIPASENPFKDKKPCTIL